The DNA region aatcattttttatatattaaaatgttaCATTGCCCTTATTTTctgtatcctttttttaatcttttttattttctgactttaataatttatatatagaatagaagaaaaaaatgccataaTTAATGGAAtgtacataataatatatgagGAATGAAATATGTTGTCCATACCCCCACAAATATCACAGGCTTCAATAAAATTTCCAGAAGGAACAGCTCTATTTTTACTACCTTTCTCAGCAAAAACTGTCACCATAGGTATTGCTACACCAAATAATATAACTAGcaaaaatacaataaaaCTTAAACCATATCCTTTCCAAATggttttctttaaattgccatttttactaTTCATATGTTGTGAAATTTTATCTATATTATCCATTTCATcaaacagttttttttcagaatGAGAATCTAATCTCTTTAAAcccttttcattattatattcgtatttcaattttttccggTAAGAACACATACTATCTGACTTGTTCTTATTTATCT from Plasmodium cynomolgi strain B DNA, scaffold: 0388, whole genome shotgun sequence includes:
- a CDS encoding CYIR protein (putative;~vir-type antigen), with product MKYNTCITCEVRNDRILTNDELEIETGQSVLKENLSVFGQKNILNNIKGCSEFYEKINKNKSDSMCSYRKKLKYEYNNEKGLKRLDSHSEKKLFDEMDNIDKISQHMNSKNGNLKKTIWKGYGLSFIVFLLVILFGVAIPMVTVFAEKGSKNRAVPSGNFIEACDICGGMDNIFHSSYIIMYIPLIMAFFSSILYINY